The following are from one region of the Thiocapsa rosea genome:
- a CDS encoding type II toxin-antitoxin system ParD family antitoxin has translation MATMNISLPEDLRDFVNRKVAAQSYSSTSEYLRELIRRERDIEMLRERLLAGRDSGPAEPIDDAWLARLRARAAGEIAE, from the coding sequence ATGGCCACGATGAACATCTCCCTGCCCGAAGACTTGCGCGACTTCGTGAATCGAAAGGTCGCCGCGCAGAGCTACTCCAGCACGAGCGAATATCTGCGCGAGCTGATTCGGCGCGAGCGCGATATCGAGATGCTGCGCGAGCGGTTGCTGGCGGGGCGCGACTCCGGACCGGCGGAGCCGATCGACGACGCCTGGCTCGCCAGGTTGCGGGCACGGGCCGCCGGCGAGATCGCCGAGTGA
- a CDS encoding Uma2 family endonuclease: MPLLQPDHRHYTYADYSTWPDDVRYELIDGVAFLISPAPTLDHQDVVGEIYYQLRQALGDQPCRAYVSPVDVRVPRTDEDDADIDTVVQPDVLVICDREKTDRRGVRGGPDFVVEVLSPGTASHDHVRKRRVYERAGVREYWLVHPIDRTLTTYRLEQGRFGGAEVTELAGETPVGILPGVVIAWDALVERLAPPED, from the coding sequence ATGCCTCTCCTCCAACCCGATCATCGGCACTACACCTACGCGGACTATTCGACCTGGCCCGATGACGTGCGCTATGAGCTGATCGACGGCGTTGCATTCCTGATATCGCCCGCACCGACGCTCGATCATCAGGATGTGGTCGGCGAGATCTACTACCAGCTTCGGCAGGCACTCGGGGACCAACCCTGCCGCGCCTACGTCTCCCCGGTGGACGTGCGGGTTCCCCGCACCGACGAGGACGACGCGGACATCGACACCGTCGTTCAGCCGGACGTGCTGGTGATCTGCGATCGCGAGAAGACCGACCGTCGCGGGGTGCGCGGCGGTCCGGATTTCGTCGTGGAAGTGCTCTCGCCCGGCACCGCGAGCCATGACCATGTGCGCAAGCGCCGGGTCTACGAGCGCGCCGGCGTGCGTGAATACTGGTTGGTCCATCCGATCGACCGCACCCTCACCACCTACCGGTTGGAGCAGGGCCGGTTCGGCGGGGCCGAGGTGACGGAGCTGGCGGGTGAGACCCCGGTCGGCATCCTCCCGGGCGTGGTGATCGCTTGGGATGCACTGGTCGAGCGTCTTGCACCGCCGGAGGACTGA
- a CDS encoding type II toxin-antitoxin system VapC family toxin translates to MTRIFLDTCIVIDLVEGTPEQQDKLKALIAGKEVFGSELVRMESRLQAVRDQRDDLLNIYDSYFDSCLLVPFERSLFDLASRLRIDHGIKTPDALHLAAALTSECEQFFTNDKHLAKAAGHQLEVWDWTRIGEASGQRARP, encoded by the coding sequence ATGACTCGCATCTTCCTCGACACCTGTATCGTGATCGATTTGGTCGAAGGCACCCCGGAGCAGCAGGACAAACTCAAGGCGCTGATCGCCGGCAAGGAAGTCTTCGGCAGCGAGCTCGTTCGCATGGAATCCAGGCTACAAGCGGTTCGTGATCAACGAGACGACTTGCTCAACATCTACGACAGCTATTTTGACAGCTGCCTGCTCGTCCCTTTCGAACGTTCGCTGTTCGATCTCGCGAGTCGCCTCCGTATCGATCACGGGATCAAGACACCTGATGCACTCCACCTGGCCGCGGCACTGACATCCGAATGCGAGCAGTTTTTTACCAACGACAAACATCTCGCCAAGGCTGCTGGACATCAACTCGAGGTCTGGGATTGGACACGCATCGGAGAGGCATCAGGCCAACGGGCACGCCCATAA
- a CDS encoding CPBP family intramembrane glutamic endopeptidase, with product MRITALFFAYLFVCLLLGALLTYPVMATGWLDEDPQRVMGRLAQIFILLGLWPFLKRLQLADRTALGYGIPKPVFRRALALGWVEGVAILAVLAAMLVALEIRLPDADLELWPYLAKKALQALIGGLLIGVLEETFFRGALYTAIRRRNGAASAVVWTAFLYMLVHFMKPSALPEGVLFDWAGALQMFGAVFIDVFQWKHLSSMAALFMVGVFLALVREHTGHIAWGIGLHAGWVFVIQVTRRMTDGNPEAPAAFLVGSYDGVIGWLAAAWIGLLAFLFWGWTRRSRSEGA from the coding sequence ATGCGCATTACCGCACTCTTTTTCGCCTATCTCTTCGTCTGCCTCCTGCTGGGGGCGCTTCTGACCTATCCCGTGATGGCGACCGGCTGGCTCGACGAGGACCCGCAGCGGGTCATGGGTCGGTTGGCGCAGATCTTCATCCTGCTTGGGCTCTGGCCCTTTCTCAAGCGCCTGCAACTCGCGGATCGGACCGCGTTGGGTTACGGCATTCCAAAGCCGGTCTTCCGACGTGCGCTCGCTCTAGGTTGGGTCGAAGGGGTGGCGATCCTCGCCGTGCTCGCGGCGATGCTCGTCGCGTTGGAGATTCGGCTGCCCGACGCGGATCTGGAACTCTGGCCCTACCTGGCAAAGAAGGCACTCCAGGCCCTGATCGGCGGGCTCTTGATCGGGGTGCTCGAGGAGACCTTCTTCCGCGGTGCGCTCTACACGGCGATCCGTCGGCGCAACGGCGCGGCCTCGGCCGTGGTCTGGACCGCGTTTCTGTACATGCTGGTCCACTTCATGAAGCCGAGCGCCTTGCCGGAGGGTGTGCTTTTCGATTGGGCGGGCGCGTTGCAGATGTTCGGCGCCGTCTTCATCGACGTCTTTCAGTGGAAACATCTGAGCTCGATGGCGGCGCTCTTCATGGTCGGTGTCTTTCTGGCCCTGGTGCGCGAGCACACCGGCCACATTGCATGGGGCATCGGGTTGCACGCGGGCTGGGTCTTCGTGATTCAGGTGACGCGGCGGATGACCGACGGCAACCCCGAGGCCCCGGCCGCCTTTCTGGTCGGCAGCTACGACGGCGTCATCGGCTGGCTGGCTGCGGCATGGATCGGCCTGCTGGCGTTTCTGTTTTGGGGATGGACGCGCCGCTCGCGATCCGAGGGTGCGTGA
- the asnB gene encoding asparagine synthase (glutamine-hydrolyzing), protein MCGIAGFMLREGSRPNPEELGRMAAALAHRGPDDHGIHCNGPVGLAQTRLSIIGLATGHQPMVSADGQLALAANGEVYNYIELNAALRTQGREPRTDSDSETILHAYAVHGLDFPVELRGMFGFALHDAQAERLILGRDRLGIKPLFYVRLPDRIAFASEIKALLPILPGQPRVNPVALRQFLQNQFASGEETILEGIRRVPPGEILIIDRDLRIEQRRYWSALDIAPRAIGLEEAQAELNALMHASMREHMRSDVPFGLFLSGGVDSAVLAALLHTHGAGRIKSFSVGYRGTAMAHELDEAARVAAHFGLDHRPLALELDQVFARIPHTVWAADELMRDYANLPTSILAETAAADLKVVFSGEGGDEVFAGYGRYRPPPAERWIKGLLSPGSGGFRTRGQWSGHWSRRLLGSALGSIKEPDRAPFLQAWRSTPKRWSDLQRRQYTDLVTALPDNLLVKTDRMLMGFGLEGRVPFLDHRLVEFGLSLPDALKVKGHQGKWLLKRWAEPMLPPGHLARPKRGFHVPVGDWLTGEVAARVGERLARSRGIREWFRVESIPDLVAARQAAKGGSRELFGLMQFAIWHRLFIEQPGLAPSPDEDPLDWIASRT, encoded by the coding sequence ATGTGCGGGATCGCAGGCTTCATGCTGCGCGAGGGGTCGCGCCCCAACCCTGAAGAGCTGGGAAGGATGGCCGCGGCCCTGGCTCACCGCGGCCCGGACGATCACGGCATCCATTGCAACGGCCCGGTCGGGCTAGCGCAGACGCGGCTGTCGATCATCGGACTCGCCACCGGGCATCAGCCGATGGTCTCGGCAGACGGACAGCTCGCGCTGGCGGCCAACGGCGAGGTCTACAACTATATCGAGCTGAATGCAGCGTTGCGCACGCAGGGTCGCGAGCCGCGGACCGACTCGGACTCCGAGACCATCCTGCACGCCTATGCCGTGCACGGCCTGGATTTCCCCGTCGAGCTACGCGGCATGTTCGGCTTCGCGCTCCACGATGCGCAGGCCGAGCGGCTGATCCTCGGACGCGACCGGCTCGGGATCAAGCCGCTCTTCTACGTGCGTCTGCCGGACCGCATCGCCTTCGCCTCCGAGATCAAGGCGCTCCTGCCGATCCTGCCGGGGCAGCCCCGCGTGAATCCGGTCGCCTTGCGGCAATTCCTGCAGAATCAGTTCGCGAGCGGCGAGGAGACGATCCTGGAGGGCATCCGACGGGTGCCGCCCGGCGAGATCCTGATCATCGATCGGGATCTGCGCATCGAGCAACGGCGCTACTGGTCGGCGCTCGACATCGCGCCTCGCGCAATCGGCCTCGAGGAGGCGCAAGCCGAGCTGAACGCGCTCATGCACGCGTCTATGCGCGAGCACATGCGCTCGGACGTCCCCTTCGGGCTCTTCCTCTCGGGCGGGGTGGACTCCGCCGTGCTGGCCGCGCTTCTGCACACCCACGGGGCCGGTCGCATCAAGAGCTTCTCGGTCGGCTATCGCGGCACCGCGATGGCGCACGAGCTGGACGAGGCGGCACGGGTCGCCGCGCATTTCGGACTGGATCACCGTCCCCTGGCACTCGAGCTCGATCAGGTCTTCGCACGTATCCCGCATACCGTCTGGGCGGCCGACGAGCTGATGCGCGACTATGCCAACCTGCCGACCTCGATCCTGGCCGAGACCGCTGCGGCCGATCTCAAGGTGGTCTTCTCGGGCGAGGGCGGCGACGAGGTCTTCGCCGGCTACGGCCGGTATCGCCCGCCGCCGGCCGAGCGCTGGATCAAGGGTTTGCTGAGTCCGGGTAGCGGCGGTTTCCGGACCCGCGGTCAGTGGTCGGGGCACTGGTCGCGACGGCTGCTCGGGTCGGCGCTCGGGTCGATCAAGGAGCCGGATCGCGCGCCCTTTCTTCAGGCCTGGCGGTCGACGCCCAAGCGCTGGTCCGACCTGCAGCGGCGCCAATACACCGACCTGGTCACCGCCCTCCCGGACAACCTGCTGGTGAAAACCGACCGCATGCTGATGGGCTTCGGGTTGGAGGGACGGGTGCCCTTCCTCGACCATCGCCTCGTCGAATTCGGCTTGTCGCTGCCCGATGCGCTCAAGGTCAAGGGTCATCAGGGCAAATGGCTGCTCAAGCGCTGGGCCGAGCCTATGTTGCCGCCGGGACACCTGGCGCGTCCCAAGCGTGGTTTCCATGTCCCGGTCGGCGACTGGCTGACCGGCGAGGTCGCGGCTCGTGTCGGCGAGCGCCTGGCACGGAGCCGTGGCATCCGCGAGTGGTTCCGCGTCGAGTCCATCCCCGATCTGGTCGCCGCCCGTCAGGCCGCCAAGGGCGGCAGTCGCGAGCTGTTCGGTCTCATGCAGTTCGCGATCTGGCATCGGCTCTTCATCGAGCAGCCCGGGCTCGCACCCTCGCCCGACGAAGATCCCTTGGATTGGATCGCGAGCCGCACCTGA
- a CDS encoding nucleotide pyrophosphohydrolase, which yields MPDSLDQLNARLLAFARERDWEQFHSPKNLAMALAGEAGELLEHFQWLTEQQSAELSAEKKRQVAHELADILNYLVRLAERLDIDLLAAADEKIAINAARYPADKVRGDARRASEYGDEDGRRDGSV from the coding sequence ATGCCGGATAGCCTTGATCAGCTCAACGCCCGTCTACTCGCCTTCGCCCGCGAGCGCGACTGGGAGCAGTTCCACTCGCCCAAGAACCTCGCTATGGCCTTGGCGGGTGAGGCCGGCGAGCTGCTCGAGCACTTCCAATGGCTCACCGAGCAACAGAGTGCCGAGCTGAGTGCCGAGAAGAAACGGCAGGTCGCACACGAACTCGCCGACATCCTCAACTATCTGGTCCGCCTGGCCGAGCGGCTGGACATCGACCTGCTGGCCGCTGCCGACGAGAAGATCGCCATCAACGCGGCGCGTTATCCGGCCGACAAGGTACGCGGGGACGCGCGTCGGGCGAGCGAGTATGGAGACGAGGATGGAAGACGGGACGGTTCTGTGTGA
- a CDS encoding glycosyltransferase, giving the protein MATTAPRIACFFSTSGHSGVDRAAKHLIPALARRGYRVDLLKVRRHGPHLDAIPDGVSVVDLGSRHTYACVPALVRYLRRERPAVMLSDKDRVNRTALLAGWLARVPTRLVFSSGTTISIDLATRGALERWVQRTSMGRLYPFADQVIVTSAGVAEDMARYTGLARERIRVVPSPVVPASLFTDALARPDHPWLGRSDIPLILGAGELCGRKDFETLLRAFARVRAERPCRLMILGEGRARERLLALAAELGVAEDVALPGFVPEPYAFMAHADLFAFTSRWEGLGFVIIEALAVGTPVVATDCPSGPREILQDGRIGPLVPVGDAVALAAAMMQTLDAPPPEALLRDAASPYEIEASTDAYLDAMRLPRWAR; this is encoded by the coding sequence ATGGCGACGACCGCCCCGCGGATTGCTTGCTTCTTCTCGACCTCCGGTCACAGCGGGGTCGACCGCGCGGCCAAGCACCTGATCCCGGCCCTGGCGCGTCGGGGCTATCGGGTGGATCTGCTCAAGGTCCGTCGGCATGGGCCGCACCTGGACGCGATCCCGGACGGGGTCTCGGTGGTCGATTTGGGCTCGCGGCATACCTACGCCTGCGTGCCGGCGCTGGTGCGCTATCTGCGCCGGGAGCGCCCGGCCGTGATGCTCTCGGACAAGGATCGGGTGAATCGCACCGCACTGCTTGCCGGCTGGCTCGCCCGCGTACCCACGCGCCTGGTCTTCAGCTCGGGGACGACCATCTCGATCGATCTGGCGACCCGCGGCGCGCTCGAGCGCTGGGTCCAGCGCACCTCCATGGGCCGACTCTATCCCTTCGCCGATCAGGTGATCGTAACCAGTGCCGGCGTGGCCGAAGACATGGCGCGCTACACCGGCTTGGCGCGCGAGCGCATCCGTGTGGTGCCCTCGCCCGTGGTGCCGGCGTCGCTCTTCACGGATGCCTTGGCGCGCCCGGATCACCCCTGGCTCGGCCGGTCCGACATTCCTCTCATCCTGGGCGCGGGCGAGCTGTGCGGACGGAAGGACTTCGAGACCTTGCTGCGTGCCTTCGCGCGCGTGCGGGCAGAGCGCCCCTGCCGCCTCATGATCCTGGGCGAGGGCCGCGCACGCGAGCGCCTGCTCGCGCTCGCCGCCGAGCTGGGCGTGGCCGAAGATGTCGCCCTCCCCGGCTTCGTCCCCGAGCCCTACGCCTTCATGGCCCATGCCGATCTCTTCGCCTTCACCTCGCGCTGGGAGGGACTCGGCTTCGTCATCATCGAGGCACTCGCGGTCGGCACACCCGTGGTGGCCACCGATTGCCCGAGCGGCCCGCGCGAGATCCTGCAGGACGGACGCATCGGCCCCTTGGTGCCGGTCGGCGACGCTGTCGCCTTGGCTGCGGCCATGATGCAGACCCTGGACGCACCGCCACCCGAGGCGCTCCTTCGGGACGCCGCCAGCCCCTACGAGATCGAGGCGAGCACCGATGCCTATTTGGATGCCATGCGACTGCCGCGGTGGGCGAGGTAG
- a CDS encoding IS1096 element passenger TnpR family protein yields the protein MTTIGRNSDKAIGFDKTNRRTAHAPEEGQGWRRDAIALTPWGPPLLSTVLEARNQARTTEVAALEAALTLDWLLDPIAAFEDWSRSIRSVLPEWQKDLDPPEADVQPGAHQFKVSLGARCWRRIRCGVETSFAVLASTILDAFDFDHDHLYRFSYQNRYGQMIEIDHFALVGETDNAVADEVLIGDLSLSEGQRIEFLFGLGDAWTFGILVERPEAGPVRPAPLILESYGEAPAQYGDEWDD from the coding sequence ATGACGACTATTGGCCGGAATAGCGACAAGGCAATCGGGTTCGACAAGACCAACAGACGTACCGCTCATGCCCCGGAGGAGGGACAAGGATGGCGCCGCGACGCGATCGCCCTGACGCCTTGGGGCCCGCCCCTGCTGAGTACGGTCTTGGAAGCCCGAAATCAGGCGCGCACGACGGAGGTCGCGGCCCTGGAGGCGGCGCTGACCCTCGATTGGCTGCTCGATCCCATCGCGGCTTTCGAGGATTGGAGCCGCTCCATCCGTTCCGTGTTGCCGGAATGGCAAAAGGATTTGGATCCCCCGGAAGCAGACGTTCAGCCGGGAGCGCACCAGTTCAAGGTATCGCTCGGGGCGCGCTGCTGGCGCCGGATCCGCTGCGGGGTCGAGACCAGCTTCGCCGTGCTGGCCTCGACGATTCTCGACGCCTTCGATTTCGATCACGACCATCTCTATCGCTTCAGCTACCAGAACCGTTATGGCCAGATGATCGAAATCGACCACTTCGCTCTGGTGGGAGAGACGGACAACGCGGTGGCCGACGAGGTGCTTATCGGCGATCTCTCTCTGTCCGAGGGTCAGCGCATCGAGTTCCTGTTCGGCCTCGGCGACGCTTGGACATTCGGGATCCTTGTCGAGCGCCCCGAGGCCGGGCCCGTCCGCCCGGCACCGCTCATCCTGGAAAGCTATGGCGAGGCACCGGCGCAATACGGGGATGAATGGGACGACTAA
- the argH gene encoding argininosuccinate lyase produces MHQPSPSAKPWAGRFNAPTDAFVEAFTASVDFDRRLYRYDIRGSIAHATMLARQGILSDAERDAIVSGLESVRERIDAGAFEWSIPLEDVHMNVESALTELIGDAGKKLHTGRSRNDQVATDVRLWLRDEIDLIRKAIARLQAALLDLAEREAETIMPGFTHLQVAQPVTFGHHMLAWFEMLDRDRERLADCRRRMNVMPLGAAALAGTTYPIDRAYTAELLGFDRPAENSLDAVSDRDFAIEFTAGAAILMMHLSRFSEELILWSSSQFGFIELSDSFCTGSSIMPQKKNPDVPELVRGKSGRIFGHLMGLLTLMKAQPLAYNKDNQEDKEPLFDTVDNLKGSLKVYAEMMREVTCNRERMRSAAAQGFSTATDLADYLVRKGIAFRDAHEIVGKAVGLGVREGRDLAELTLEELRGFSDAIQADVFAVLTLDGSVAARDHLGGTAPAQVRAAIVRARGRLADVGTSDAG; encoded by the coding sequence ATGCACCAGCCAAGCCCTTCCGCCAAACCCTGGGCCGGGCGCTTCAACGCGCCCACCGACGCCTTCGTCGAGGCATTCACCGCCTCGGTCGACTTCGACCGCCGCCTCTATCGCTACGACATCCGGGGCTCGATCGCCCACGCCACGATGCTGGCCCGTCAAGGCATCCTCAGCGATGCAGAGCGCGACGCCATCGTCTCCGGACTGGAGAGCGTGCGGGAGCGGATCGATGCCGGCGCCTTCGAGTGGTCGATCCCGCTCGAGGATGTCCATATGAACGTGGAGTCCGCCCTGACCGAGCTGATCGGCGATGCCGGCAAAAAGCTGCACACAGGGCGCTCGCGCAACGATCAGGTCGCGACCGATGTGCGGCTGTGGTTGCGCGACGAGATCGATCTGATCCGCAAGGCCATCGCACGCCTTCAAGCCGCCTTGCTGGATCTCGCCGAGCGCGAGGCCGAGACCATCATGCCCGGCTTCACCCACCTGCAGGTCGCCCAACCCGTCACCTTCGGCCATCACATGCTGGCCTGGTTCGAGATGCTGGATCGCGATCGCGAGCGCCTGGCCGATTGTCGGCGGCGCATGAACGTGATGCCGCTCGGGGCCGCCGCGCTGGCCGGCACCACCTATCCGATCGATCGGGCCTACACAGCGGAGCTGCTCGGTTTCGATCGGCCGGCGGAGAATTCGCTCGATGCCGTCTCGGACCGCGATTTCGCGATCGAATTCACGGCGGGCGCGGCCATCCTCATGATGCACCTGTCGCGCTTCTCCGAAGAGCTGATCCTCTGGTCGTCGAGTCAGTTCGGCTTCATCGAGCTCTCCGACAGCTTCTGCACCGGCTCCTCGATCATGCCGCAGAAGAAGAACCCGGACGTGCCCGAGCTGGTGCGCGGCAAGAGCGGGCGCATCTTCGGTCATCTGATGGGCCTCTTGACCCTGATGAAGGCCCAGCCCCTGGCTTACAACAAGGACAACCAAGAGGACAAGGAGCCGCTGTTCGACACGGTCGATAATCTGAAGGGCTCGCTCAAGGTCTATGCCGAGATGATGCGCGAGGTCACCTGCAATCGTGAGCGGATGCGTTCCGCCGCCGCGCAAGGCTTCAGCACCGCCACCGATCTCGCGGATTATCTGGTGCGCAAAGGCATCGCTTTCCGCGATGCGCACGAGATCGTCGGCAAGGCGGTCGGGCTCGGTGTGCGCGAAGGTCGGGATCTTGCCGAGCTGACGTTGGAGGAGCTGCGCGGATTCTCGGACGCGATTCAGGCCGATGTCTTTGCCGTGCTGACGCTGGATGGCTCGGTTGCCGCACGTGATCACCTCGGCGGCACGGCCCCGGCCCAAGTGCGCGCTGCGATCGTCAGGGCACGTGGGCGCTTGGCCGATGTGGGCACAAGCGATGCCGGATAG
- a CDS encoding type II toxin-antitoxin system RelE/ParE family toxin has protein sequence MIGKRLLLRPLAQADIDAIVAYCRAEGGASLATQFADRLEHTLRTLATHSAIGSGRYADLLGIPGLRSWPIKQSAYLIFYVDDAGQIDIWRVLHGRRDISALLGESDPGEGDHDGLLADGAGGA, from the coding sequence GTGATCGGCAAGCGTCTGCTTCTCCGACCGCTCGCACAAGCGGACATCGATGCGATCGTGGCTTACTGCCGCGCCGAAGGCGGAGCAAGCCTGGCAACGCAGTTTGCCGACCGACTTGAACATACGCTGCGTACCCTCGCCACGCATTCGGCCATTGGCTCTGGCCGCTACGCGGATCTGCTGGGGATCCCGGGCCTGCGCAGTTGGCCGATCAAACAGTCGGCGTATCTGATCTTCTACGTCGACGACGCCGGACAGATTGACATTTGGCGCGTCTTGCATGGTCGACGCGATATCTCGGCGTTGCTGGGCGAAAGCGATCCTGGAGAGGGCGACCATGACGGGCTGCTCGCCGACGGTGCCGGCGGGGCATGA
- a CDS encoding AbrB/MazE/SpoVT family DNA-binding domain-containing protein, whose protein sequence is MTSIVLDIKHWGNNLGVRLPATIARAAHLHADQRVNITVEGERVIITPIRDERLTLEQRLARFDPERHGSEAMPAEKTLGAEQW, encoded by the coding sequence GTGACCTCAATCGTTCTCGACATCAAACACTGGGGCAATAACCTCGGTGTGCGCTTGCCCGCCACCATTGCCCGGGCGGCCCATCTGCACGCCGACCAGCGTGTCAACATCACCGTGGAGGGCGAACGGGTCATCATCACGCCGATCCGCGACGAACGACTGACTCTGGAACAACGCTTGGCCCGCTTCGATCCCGAACGCCACGGCAGCGAAGCGATGCCCGCCGAGAAGACTCTTGGCGCCGAACAATGGTGA
- a CDS encoding LytR/AlgR family response regulator transcription factor: protein MNILVVDDEAQARERLRRLLADADGRYALAGEATDGRQAIEICRSQRIDLVLLDVQIPGMNGLEAARALAALDPAPAVILVTAFEHETVFAFANRLAGYLVKPVCRERLFEALLRVQNPTSIQCVGRAGSPDSDPPRIAPRRQISAHYRGGLRTVQIEDVIYLRAEHKYVTVRHLDGELLIDESLRVLEQEFTEMFLRIHRNALVARGQVCGLEKSADGGAYIRLRDCAERLQVSRRHLPEVRRWVQGDNADRRMPG, encoded by the coding sequence ATGAACATCCTGGTCGTCGACGATGAAGCACAGGCACGCGAACGGCTTCGGAGGCTGCTGGCCGACGCCGACGGGCGGTACGCCCTGGCCGGCGAGGCGACCGACGGACGTCAGGCGATCGAGATCTGCAGGTCGCAGCGGATCGATCTGGTGTTGCTGGATGTGCAGATTCCCGGCATGAACGGGCTGGAGGCGGCGCGAGCACTGGCCGCGCTGGACCCCGCCCCGGCGGTCATCCTGGTGACGGCCTTCGAGCACGAGACCGTATTTGCATTCGCAAACCGACTCGCCGGTTATTTGGTGAAGCCGGTGTGTCGCGAGCGCCTCTTCGAGGCCCTGTTGCGCGTGCAGAATCCGACGTCGATTCAGTGCGTCGGGCGGGCCGGATCCCCCGATTCAGATCCACCTCGAATCGCCCCCCGGCGCCAGATCAGTGCCCATTACCGTGGCGGGCTGCGCACCGTGCAGATCGAGGACGTCATCTATCTGCGCGCCGAGCACAAATACGTCACGGTGCGTCACCTCGATGGCGAGCTTTTGATCGACGAGTCGCTGCGTGTCTTGGAGCAGGAGTTCACCGAGATGTTCCTGCGCATTCACCGGAATGCGCTGGTCGCGCGCGGGCAGGTCTGCGGATTGGAGAAAAGCGCGGACGGAGGTGCCTACATCCGGCTGCGCGATTGTGCGGAGCGGCTCCAGGTGAGCCGCAGGCACCTGCCCGAGGTTCGCCGGTGGGTCCAGGGAGACAATGCCGATCGGCGGATGCCCGGCTGA
- a CDS encoding type II toxin-antitoxin system PemK/MazF family toxin: MVKAVKAWAPNRQDVIWIDCNPQRGQEMRDVHPFLVLSPKVFNERTSLVIGLPMTTAAYNADNPFAVAVGAAGGRKAGQTSYVLCHQPKSFDWRLRSGTPHPMKRIPDARFAEVLDVLNQILQLA, translated from the coding sequence ATGGTGAAAGCAGTCAAAGCCTGGGCGCCGAACCGGCAGGACGTCATCTGGATCGACTGCAATCCCCAGCGCGGGCAAGAAATGCGGGATGTTCATCCCTTTCTGGTGCTCTCGCCCAAAGTCTTCAACGAACGGACCTCGCTGGTCATCGGCCTGCCCATGACCACCGCAGCCTATAACGCCGACAACCCCTTTGCCGTAGCGGTCGGTGCGGCCGGGGGGCGCAAGGCCGGGCAAACCAGCTACGTTCTCTGCCACCAGCCCAAATCCTTCGACTGGCGTCTGCGCAGCGGCACACCACATCCGATGAAACGCATCCCCGATGCCCGCTTTGCCGAGGTGCTGGACGTTCTCAACCAGATCTTACAACTCGCCTGA
- a CDS encoding DUF29 domain-containing protein: MSNAYEQDFFSWTREQAAAVREGNLGRMDREHLAGEIEEMGRSEQRALAARMAVIVAHLLKLEVQTERTSTNEKSWRNSVATQRRQIERLLGKNPGLRNPAILAEALESAWDDGRDWAIRETGLDPEQFPSEPIYDLSGILGEYR, from the coding sequence ATGAGCAATGCGTATGAGCAAGATTTCTTCTCTTGGACCCGGGAGCAGGCCGCGGCGGTGCGCGAAGGGAATCTCGGGCGTATGGATCGCGAGCATCTAGCCGGAGAGATCGAAGAGATGGGACGCTCCGAGCAACGCGCGCTGGCTGCACGCATGGCGGTCATCGTCGCGCACCTCCTGAAGTTGGAGGTGCAAACCGAGCGAACGTCGACCAACGAGAAAAGTTGGCGCAACTCCGTTGCAACCCAACGTCGCCAAATTGAGCGTCTCCTCGGAAAGAATCCGGGGCTTCGCAATCCGGCCATCCTGGCCGAGGCGCTGGAATCGGCATGGGACGATGGCCGCGATTGGGCAATTCGCGAGACCGGGTTGGATCCGGAGCAGTTCCCAAGCGAGCCGATCTATGATCTGTCCGGGATTCTCGGCGAGTATCGCTGA